A genomic region of Alicyclobacillus sp. SO9 contains the following coding sequences:
- a CDS encoding RNA-binding S4 domain-containing protein codes for MRLDKYLKVSRLVKRRTVAKEICDAGRVLVNGRQAKAGTECEINDVLTIRYGQKTTQVRVLSVAEAARKDQAHEMYEVLTEHDAN; via the coding sequence TTGCGGCTTGACAAGTACCTCAAAGTCTCACGCCTTGTCAAGCGACGAACCGTCGCCAAGGAAATCTGCGATGCCGGACGTGTTCTTGTCAACGGTCGCCAGGCCAAGGCAGGAACGGAATGCGAGATAAACGATGTCCTCACGATTCGCTATGGTCAAAAAACCACGCAAGTGAGGGTACTGTCGGTGGCTGAGGCAGCGCGCAAAGACCAGGCCCATGAGATGTATGAGGTTCTGACGGAACACGACGCCAACTAA
- the pth gene encoding aminoacyl-tRNA hydrolase, protein MKVVVGLGNPGAKYERTRHNAGFWVIARLAEKLSITGTKEKWSAIVGETFVSGEKVLLVQPLTFMNKSGDSVRQIVEYFPQIKPASDIVVIYDDMDLPPGVIRLRQQGSSGGHNGMKSIVNALREQSICRIRIGIGRPDKQDVIDYVLQRPGVEDEQAIEESVNLAVEAVVLTLNSGFQHAMNKYN, encoded by the coding sequence ATGAAGGTTGTTGTTGGTCTGGGCAATCCTGGAGCTAAGTACGAGCGCACGCGCCACAATGCCGGATTCTGGGTCATCGCACGGTTGGCAGAAAAATTGTCGATCACAGGAACCAAGGAAAAGTGGAGTGCCATCGTAGGTGAAACATTTGTGAGCGGCGAAAAGGTCCTGCTTGTGCAGCCGCTGACCTTCATGAACAAAAGCGGAGACTCTGTCAGGCAAATTGTTGAGTACTTCCCGCAAATTAAGCCGGCCTCCGATATCGTTGTCATATACGACGACATGGATTTACCTCCTGGGGTTATACGGTTGCGGCAGCAAGGAAGTTCAGGCGGGCACAATGGGATGAAGTCCATTGTGAATGCGCTCCGAGAGCAGTCTATCTGCAGAATTAGAATCGGCATTGGCCGCCCGGACAAACAGGATGTCATTGACTACGTGCTGCAGCGGCCTGGTGTGGAGGATGAGCAAGCGATTGAAGAGAGCGTCAATCTTGCTGTCGAGGCTGTAGTGCTCACATTAAACAGTGGATTTCAGCATGCGATGAATAAGTATAATTAA
- a CDS encoding 50S ribosomal protein L25 yields the protein MNHPVLEAEVRDTHGSTLARLRKGGRVPAVVYGNGMPATAISVLDKAFIGENPLRSGLVQLALDGKKVNAMIHQIQRHPVSLDILHIDFYQVNLNEPIDSKIPVHVHGVEEVERRRGIVQQQLREVEVHALPEKTPEYLSVDVSNLENGDHLSLGDIELPAGVELRSDAAEVVVSVLVSKRTAETEEDSSEAAEVEE from the coding sequence ATGAATCACCCAGTTTTGGAAGCAGAAGTGCGTGATACGCACGGAAGTACGTTGGCGCGCTTGCGCAAAGGTGGACGAGTTCCAGCAGTCGTTTATGGAAACGGAATGCCAGCCACTGCTATTTCCGTATTGGACAAGGCGTTCATCGGCGAAAATCCGTTGCGCTCCGGCTTAGTACAACTTGCGCTGGACGGAAAGAAAGTCAATGCCATGATTCACCAAATTCAACGCCATCCTGTGTCTCTGGACATCCTCCACATAGACTTTTACCAGGTGAACTTGAATGAGCCAATTGATTCGAAAATACCTGTTCATGTTCATGGGGTTGAAGAAGTCGAACGTCGCCGTGGAATTGTTCAGCAACAGCTTCGCGAAGTCGAAGTGCATGCCCTTCCAGAAAAAACGCCCGAGTACTTAAGTGTAGACGTCAGCAACCTTGAAAACGGAGATCATCTGTCACTAGGCGATATTGAACTGCCTGCAGGTGTAGAACTTCGGTCTGATGCTGCTGAAGTTGTTGTGAGCGTACTTGTATCTAAGCGTACGGCTGAAACCGAAGAGGATAGTTCAGAAGCGGCAGAAGTGGAAGAGTAA
- a CDS encoding HU family DNA-binding protein, protein MNKMELVNKVAEQTGLKKKDAESAVNSVFTSIEEALAAGEKVQVIGFGTFETRERSARSGRNPQTGETISIPASTVPAFKPGNRLKEVIR, encoded by the coding sequence TTGAATAAGATGGAGTTAGTTAATAAGGTTGCGGAACAAACTGGTTTGAAAAAGAAGGATGCTGAATCTGCCGTGAACAGCGTATTCACATCCATTGAAGAAGCATTAGCTGCCGGTGAGAAAGTCCAGGTAATCGGTTTTGGAACTTTTGAAACCCGTGAACGGTCCGCACGTTCCGGCCGTAATCCGCAAACAGGCGAGACTATCTCAATTCCAGCGTCTACAGTGCCGGCGTTCAAACCCGGCAACCGTTTGAAAGAAGTCATCCGCTAA
- the mazG gene encoding nucleoside triphosphate pyrophosphohydrolase has translation MAIIYVVGLGPGDLSGLPMGTYQRLHSGLPLYFRTGIHPAVDGLKAEGLVFNSFDVLYEQGEEFEQIYDEMAEKLLDAAVHKGDIVYAVPGHPLMAEQSVQNLVRKTEERADIDVQIGFGQSFFDAVCTKLKIDPIEGLLLVDGTQISADQLRADKHLLIAQVYHPVVASEVKLTLMELFPDDYSVTVVRAAGVSGMERVEQVPLFELDRVDFIDHLTTVYVPPAASTDVLSGELWYTAGLVSRLRAPDGCPWDREQTHKSLRKYMLEEAYEVVHAIDSENPEELAKELGDVLLQILLHAEIASEFGDFTLREVFSSLGKKLIHRHPHVFGGVKAATAEEAEGYWMAAKRDETAEAEAEGVLNSVKWAAPNWQIARELQEKAAEVGFDWSMLEDVFSKLHEEVAELAAEIGKNHQDSLLNELGDVLFVIVNVARWLDLDVEQALDRANNKFVRRFGHVERRVKESGGWSGKSLEELDEYWNEAKGLEKDPQNLN, from the coding sequence TTGGCGATTATTTACGTGGTAGGGCTGGGGCCCGGTGACCTGTCGGGCCTGCCGATGGGGACGTATCAACGTCTTCACTCAGGACTGCCTTTGTACTTTCGCACGGGTATTCACCCAGCCGTAGACGGATTAAAGGCAGAGGGGTTAGTTTTTAATTCCTTTGATGTGCTCTACGAGCAGGGAGAAGAGTTTGAACAAATTTACGATGAAATGGCTGAAAAACTGCTGGATGCAGCCGTACATAAGGGAGACATTGTCTATGCTGTACCAGGTCATCCGCTGATGGCTGAACAATCTGTCCAAAACTTAGTGCGCAAAACTGAGGAGAGAGCGGACATTGACGTACAGATTGGCTTTGGTCAAAGTTTCTTTGACGCGGTGTGCACGAAATTGAAGATCGATCCCATTGAAGGACTGCTCCTGGTGGATGGGACTCAGATAAGTGCAGATCAACTACGTGCCGATAAGCACCTGTTGATTGCTCAGGTCTATCATCCTGTCGTTGCGTCCGAGGTCAAGCTGACGCTCATGGAACTCTTTCCCGACGATTATTCTGTAACAGTCGTGCGGGCAGCTGGAGTGTCTGGTATGGAACGCGTCGAACAAGTTCCACTGTTTGAGCTTGACAGAGTAGACTTCATTGACCACCTGACAACAGTGTATGTTCCACCGGCAGCTTCCACAGACGTTTTATCAGGAGAGCTCTGGTATACGGCAGGGCTGGTTTCAAGGTTGCGAGCACCGGATGGCTGTCCTTGGGACAGAGAGCAGACTCATAAGTCACTTCGGAAATATATGCTGGAAGAGGCCTATGAAGTCGTACATGCCATAGATTCCGAAAATCCTGAGGAGCTTGCAAAAGAACTTGGTGATGTTCTGCTGCAGATTCTCTTACATGCAGAGATAGCCAGTGAATTTGGGGACTTTACCCTGCGAGAGGTGTTCTCCTCCCTGGGAAAGAAGCTGATTCATCGTCACCCCCATGTTTTTGGCGGTGTGAAGGCCGCCACTGCAGAGGAGGCAGAGGGCTACTGGATGGCCGCCAAGCGGGATGAAACAGCAGAAGCAGAAGCTGAAGGCGTCCTGAACAGTGTGAAATGGGCGGCTCCAAACTGGCAAATTGCAAGAGAGTTACAGGAGAAAGCGGCAGAAGTAGGCTTCGATTGGTCAATGCTAGAGGATGTTTTTTCCAAATTGCATGAAGAAGTGGCGGAATTAGCCGCAGAAATAGGAAAAAATCATCAAGATTCTTTATTAAATGAGTTAGGAGACGTTCTATTTGTGATTGTAAACGTCGCTAGATGGTTAGACTTGGATGTAGAGCAAGCTTTAGACCGGGCAAACAACAAGTTTGTCCGGAGGTTTGGGCACGTTGAACGACGCGTAAAGGAGAGTGGCGGGTGGTCTGGTAAGTCGCTGGAAGAGCTTGATGAGTATTGGAATGAGGCTAAAGGTTTGGAAAAAGACCCACAAAACCTAAATTAA
- a CDS encoding peptidylprolyl isomerase, whose translation MPSKSWAKTLTGAAVIIALTGAVTGCSSKTSGNNTTGNATATGNATATIPPAPKYSGKVVATYTGGKLTKQELDKQYNLQVALAGQSSKEPKSKFVNYYITWYKYLYAKSVKKGDTKVNAQLANSQASQVLTQLASQVYKSKSQLQAKMKSLGVTKADLVRYFAKQQYLQQYVKDETKNIKVTTKQEQTYYNQNKKQFMTVTVDQILLSTKAKAQAVQKQLQNGAKFATLAVKDSKDPSAKTNKGHFANADPTQFVPPFANACETQPLKKITIVKSQYGYHVLRVDSRTQKKFSAVQSQIKQTLTSNAQQKKITQVYNNAMKAANIKLQVKQSDL comes from the coding sequence TTGCCAAGTAAATCATGGGCGAAAACGTTGACTGGGGCAGCCGTCATCATTGCACTGACAGGTGCCGTGACAGGCTGTAGTTCGAAAACCTCAGGGAATAATACAACGGGGAATGCGACAGCCACAGGGAATGCTACTGCGACAATCCCGCCAGCCCCCAAATACAGCGGCAAAGTAGTCGCTACTTATACAGGCGGTAAACTGACGAAACAGGAACTGGACAAGCAGTATAATCTGCAAGTCGCATTGGCGGGACAGTCCAGTAAAGAACCAAAGAGCAAGTTTGTAAACTACTACATTACTTGGTACAAGTACTTGTACGCTAAATCCGTGAAAAAAGGCGACACAAAGGTGAATGCCCAACTGGCCAATTCACAGGCATCTCAGGTCCTTACCCAGTTGGCGTCACAGGTGTACAAATCCAAGTCTCAGTTGCAGGCGAAGATGAAGTCACTTGGGGTAACGAAGGCGGATTTGGTTCGCTATTTCGCAAAGCAACAGTATCTACAGCAGTATGTTAAAGATGAGACTAAAAACATTAAAGTGACTACTAAACAGGAACAGACTTATTACAATCAGAACAAGAAGCAGTTCATGACTGTAACAGTCGACCAAATCCTCCTGTCTACGAAAGCGAAAGCTCAGGCTGTTCAAAAACAGCTGCAAAATGGAGCCAAGTTTGCAACGCTCGCAGTGAAGGATTCAAAGGATCCGTCGGCAAAAACCAATAAGGGACATTTTGCCAACGCTGACCCAACTCAGTTTGTACCGCCTTTTGCAAACGCCTGTGAGACACAGCCGTTGAAGAAGATTACCATTGTAAAATCCCAGTACGGATATCACGTACTTCGGGTTGATTCAAGGACACAGAAGAAATTCAGTGCTGTACAGAGCCAAATTAAACAGACGCTGACGAGCAACGCACAGCAGAAGAAGATAACACAGGTATACAATAACGCCATGAAGGCGGCCAACATCAAATTGCAAGTGAAGCAATCTGACCTGTAG
- the spoVT gene encoding stage V sporulation protein T, producing the protein MKATGIVRRIDDLGRVVIPKEIRRTLRIREGDPLEIFVDRDGEVILKKYSPIGELGDFAREYAESIAESTGHIAVISDRDVIIAVAGGPKKDFTDKPISEEVEQAMEDRRTIVNAAQADYAVVRDRMEPFSSLVIAPIISAGDPIGSVILMSREDGIKMGELETKIAETAAGFLGKQMEQ; encoded by the coding sequence TTGAAGGCAACTGGCATCGTACGTAGGATTGATGACCTCGGTCGTGTGGTAATTCCCAAAGAAATTCGGCGGACCCTGCGAATCCGCGAAGGAGATCCTTTAGAGATTTTTGTCGACAGAGACGGTGAAGTTATCCTAAAGAAGTACTCACCTATTGGTGAACTTGGAGATTTTGCTCGCGAATACGCAGAGTCTATAGCAGAGTCGACAGGACATATTGCTGTTATTTCTGATCGCGATGTAATTATTGCGGTTGCAGGAGGTCCAAAAAAGGACTTCACGGATAAGCCCATCAGTGAAGAAGTGGAGCAGGCAATGGAAGACCGAAGAACCATCGTGAACGCGGCGCAGGCAGATTATGCTGTTGTACGTGATCGAATGGAGCCATTTTCATCTCTTGTCATTGCGCCCATTATCTCCGCCGGCGACCCAATTGGGTCCGTCATTTTGATGTCTCGTGAGGACGGCATAAAAATGGGTGAGTTGGAAACCAAGATTGCAGAAACTGCTGCAGGATTCCTTGGGAAGCAAATGGAGCAGTGA
- a CDS encoding anti-sigma-F factor Fin, which produces MRISYVCKHCQHQVGEINRPDWNFQDAERLCGFGSLSSVEQEDTIAYNQNQSVAYVHVVCDHCQQAVEENPELLLEGKLLQ; this is translated from the coding sequence ATGCGGATTTCTTATGTCTGTAAACACTGCCAGCACCAAGTCGGTGAAATTAATCGACCTGATTGGAATTTTCAAGATGCAGAACGCCTTTGCGGATTTGGGAGCTTGTCAAGTGTGGAGCAAGAAGACACCATTGCATATAATCAGAATCAGAGTGTAGCATATGTACATGTGGTTTGCGATCACTGCCAACAGGCGGTAGAAGAAAACCCAGAATTGCTATTAGAAGGAAAATTGCTGCAATAG
- the yabP gene encoding sporulation protein YabP: protein MAQNSEQEHEIRLKGRKLVEVTGVASVESFDVQEFVLTTSGGPLRITGSDLNMKHLDLDKGEVFIEGTLISLAYVQDQGKKKSSIKKLFR, encoded by the coding sequence GTGGCGCAAAACAGCGAACAGGAACATGAGATTCGGTTAAAAGGACGCAAACTGGTTGAAGTAACCGGTGTAGCCAGCGTGGAGAGCTTCGATGTGCAGGAATTCGTGCTTACCACCAGCGGAGGGCCTTTGCGCATTACGGGATCGGACCTGAATATGAAACATCTGGACTTGGACAAGGGTGAAGTGTTCATCGAAGGAACCCTCATCAGTTTGGCGTATGTTCAAGACCAGGGCAAGAAAAAATCAAGTATCAAGAAATTGTTCAGGTAG
- a CDS encoding polysaccharide biosynthesis protein, whose product MAGQKGFVQGAMLLAAAAAVSKVMGSVYTIVLQNVIGDRGMGLFQMAYPIYATLLAIATAGFPVAISKLVSERLALGDVQGSKKVFKVSSMLLTAAGIASFCLLFFGAAFWARVAGDEHAVWAIRAIAPALLFVPMLSVLRGYFQGHQWMQPTATSQVLEQLVRVVTIIGLAMWLEMKGYSHAISAAGAAFGAVTGAIAGFALLLYYWLHRHPHVDYDETARVASSWSLAKTLVYYAFPISLGAMVIPLMNNVDVVTVVNLLKETGDAQGQATTQFGLLTGRAFKLMMLPTTLASGIGIAVMPAVSEAFTLGFRRLMSNRIDTAIRLTVILALPSAVGLALLAKPVDVALFKDTAGAAAIQVIAFATVFAGVQLTVAAVLQGCGWMYLPVIHLLIAAGVKLVGNLLFIPYYGIEGAAAATVVSYAVAAVLNFAAMRRLLKERFNWLEWVVKPSVAVFIMAAAVFGAYQQWLRMGGLDLQRWTIAASAMAMVGIGIIVYGVALMATGLVRENELARIPKVGPQLVLWCSRVGLLR is encoded by the coding sequence ATGGCAGGACAGAAAGGTTTTGTTCAGGGGGCAATGTTGCTTGCAGCAGCAGCAGCCGTGTCCAAGGTCATGGGCTCTGTGTACACGATTGTACTGCAGAACGTTATTGGTGACCGGGGCATGGGACTGTTTCAGATGGCATACCCCATTTATGCCACGCTGCTGGCCATTGCTACTGCAGGCTTTCCAGTAGCCATTTCCAAGCTCGTATCCGAGCGGCTCGCTTTGGGTGACGTTCAAGGGAGTAAAAAAGTATTCAAAGTCTCTTCGATGCTACTCACTGCCGCCGGTATTGCGAGCTTTTGTCTGTTATTCTTTGGCGCCGCATTTTGGGCACGCGTCGCAGGCGATGAGCACGCGGTATGGGCTATTCGTGCCATCGCTCCGGCACTGTTGTTTGTACCGATGTTGAGTGTGCTCAGAGGATATTTTCAGGGGCACCAATGGATGCAGCCGACAGCGACATCACAGGTATTGGAACAACTCGTGCGTGTGGTAACGATTATCGGGCTTGCGATGTGGCTGGAGATGAAAGGCTACAGTCATGCCATTTCAGCCGCTGGTGCCGCGTTTGGGGCAGTGACAGGCGCAATTGCAGGCTTTGCCCTTCTGCTCTATTATTGGCTGCATCGACACCCGCACGTAGACTACGACGAGACGGCACGTGTTGCGTCGTCCTGGTCTTTGGCCAAGACTTTGGTGTATTATGCTTTCCCCATCAGCCTTGGTGCCATGGTGATACCACTGATGAACAATGTGGATGTGGTGACGGTCGTAAACCTCTTGAAAGAAACAGGGGATGCACAGGGCCAGGCGACAACCCAATTCGGACTGCTTACGGGACGGGCCTTTAAATTAATGATGTTGCCAACCACGCTGGCTTCCGGCATTGGCATTGCAGTGATGCCGGCTGTTTCTGAGGCCTTTACGCTGGGCTTTCGCAGACTCATGTCCAATCGCATTGATACAGCAATTCGCTTAACTGTTATTCTGGCATTGCCGTCAGCCGTGGGGCTTGCGTTGTTGGCTAAACCCGTGGATGTAGCTCTCTTTAAAGATACGGCAGGTGCCGCCGCTATTCAGGTGATTGCGTTCGCTACGGTCTTTGCAGGCGTTCAGTTGACTGTCGCAGCAGTCCTGCAGGGCTGCGGCTGGATGTATCTTCCTGTCATTCACTTGTTGATTGCCGCTGGGGTAAAACTGGTCGGAAATCTGTTGTTCATTCCCTATTACGGAATCGAAGGAGCCGCTGCAGCTACTGTAGTGAGCTATGCTGTCGCTGCTGTGCTGAATTTTGCAGCAATGAGACGATTGCTCAAAGAACGATTTAATTGGCTGGAGTGGGTTGTCAAGCCCTCCGTGGCAGTATTCATCATGGCTGCAGCCGTATTTGGAGCGTATCAGCAGTGGCTGCGCATGGGCGGTCTGGATTTGCAACGCTGGACCATTGCAGCATCCGCAATGGCAATGGTAGGCATCGGTATCATTGTCTACGGCGTGGCTTTAATGGCCACTGGGCTGGTGCGGGAAAATGAATTGGCCCGCATCCCAAAAGTTGGTCCGCAACTGGTATTATGGTGTTCGAGAGTTGGATTGCTCCGCTGA
- the mfd gene encoding transcription-repair coupling factor: MLIDLVRQVMAGEEFQALASDLAKNMRDVMVTGVGGSARHLYYAGLYLWMQEHKRIGPAILLVVTHSSSQAATVYEDLQEFLPEERVLLYPERELSVVDMMAYSPEVLTNRLQVLEALTNRGSCVVVATVASVVQPVMNRNYFRESTIEYVVGDRIELNQHVAHLIQMGYERVQIVESKAQFSLRGGILDVFPVTADAPLRIELFDDEVDSIRSFDVESQRSLDKRKTAQVGPALDFLVPERKMFEAAEALEERLTQRIVTTTNLEVRDRLQAVIGEDIRTLKEGTPFYGELRYEQLMGKDSVQTLLDYLTKDSLVSLDEPTRLQERQKGLERDYSEWVSAALMRGELVSGTIGEPRYDELWQHPALNSIHFSTFYRPTKNQRYQSTHTVTAKTMQNFHGQMHLLKAEVERWVRNGIQVLLFASSPERAERLDRVLSDYRIDAVKKPRLGPSKQPQILVASLSSGFELPLSHVAAVVETEVFSAKQKTRRHRKEMSDAERIKSYQELHEGDYVVHINHGIGKYLGIKTLEIEGKHRDYLYLQYAGNDSLYVPVEQIDQVQRYVGSEDKTPKMYSLGGGEWNRVKQRVSKSVRDIAEDLVKLYASRQAAPGHGFGKDTGWQSDFEAMFPYEETPDQLTAIEDIKKDMEKGRPMDRLLCGDVGYGKTEVAIRAAFKAVMDGKQVAVLVPTTVLAHQHFETFKERFAGFPISVDVLSRFRTRTEAKRVVEGVKEGSIDIVIGTHRLLNKSIKFHDLGLLIVDEEQRFGVTHKERLKQLRTNVDCLTLTATPIPRTLHMSLLGVRDLSVIETPPENRFPVQTYVVEFNESLIRESIERELGRGGQVYFLFNNVKSIQSMADRVMRLVPDARVATAHGQMAENELEQIMLDFLEGDIDVLVTTTIIETGLDIPNVNTLIVSDADRLGLSQLYQLRGRVGRSNRIAYAYFTYQKDKVLTEVAEKRLQAIKEFTELGSGFKIAMRDLAIRGAGNLLGAEQHGFINSVGFDMYNDMLSKAVKEVRGDNEKEVPEPTIELPIEAYLSDEFIPDAAQKIEMYKKFKFIRSLESADDLEEELEDRYGDLPDASRNLLDITRLKSYAVQCDLDAITTEGSEVVLRVRPDASSTINHSRWFQLSKQHAGQYSKRSNGTLQISFRIKGMGDREICQRLLRFMSELTEVSQENEEVEEFAK; encoded by the coding sequence ATGTTGATTGATTTAGTGCGCCAGGTCATGGCCGGGGAAGAGTTTCAAGCATTGGCGTCTGATCTGGCCAAAAATATGCGTGATGTGATGGTCACCGGGGTAGGGGGCAGTGCTCGCCACTTGTATTATGCGGGGCTGTATCTGTGGATGCAGGAACACAAAAGAATTGGGCCCGCCATCCTGCTTGTTGTCACACATTCGTCTAGTCAAGCTGCTACGGTGTACGAAGACTTGCAGGAATTTCTACCGGAGGAAAGGGTTTTGCTCTATCCAGAGCGGGAACTGTCAGTCGTTGATATGATGGCTTACAGTCCGGAAGTTCTAACCAACAGACTTCAAGTCCTTGAGGCGCTCACAAACCGCGGTTCTTGTGTCGTTGTAGCTACGGTGGCGTCTGTGGTCCAGCCGGTGATGAACAGGAACTACTTTCGAGAGTCGACCATTGAGTATGTTGTCGGTGACCGAATTGAACTCAACCAGCATGTGGCGCACCTCATTCAAATGGGCTACGAGCGGGTCCAGATTGTTGAGTCCAAAGCCCAATTTTCCCTCCGCGGCGGCATCTTGGATGTTTTCCCGGTGACGGCAGACGCACCGCTCCGGATTGAACTGTTTGACGATGAAGTCGATTCAATTCGCTCCTTTGACGTTGAGAGTCAACGTTCGCTGGATAAGCGCAAAACAGCACAGGTTGGACCAGCACTGGATTTTTTGGTGCCCGAGCGAAAAATGTTCGAAGCTGCTGAAGCCCTTGAAGAACGTTTGACTCAGAGAATCGTGACCACTACCAATCTGGAAGTACGCGACAGATTGCAAGCTGTCATAGGAGAAGACATCCGCACACTGAAGGAAGGCACTCCCTTTTACGGTGAGTTGCGGTACGAGCAACTCATGGGCAAAGACTCAGTGCAGACGTTATTGGATTACTTGACAAAAGACTCCTTGGTCTCTCTGGATGAGCCCACGCGCTTACAGGAACGACAAAAAGGACTGGAACGAGACTACTCCGAGTGGGTTTCGGCTGCGCTGATGCGAGGAGAACTTGTGTCCGGGACAATCGGAGAACCTCGTTACGATGAACTGTGGCAACATCCTGCTCTGAATTCAATTCACTTTTCGACATTTTACAGACCTACGAAGAATCAACGGTATCAGTCTACGCACACTGTCACGGCCAAGACGATGCAAAATTTTCACGGCCAAATGCACCTCCTGAAGGCCGAAGTAGAACGTTGGGTGCGAAACGGCATACAAGTGTTGCTGTTTGCGTCCAGCCCGGAACGCGCAGAACGCCTTGACCGGGTCCTGTCCGACTACAGAATCGATGCAGTGAAGAAACCGCGCCTGGGTCCCTCGAAACAGCCTCAGATTCTGGTAGCCAGTTTGTCTAGCGGTTTTGAGCTTCCGTTATCCCACGTTGCGGCAGTAGTTGAGACGGAAGTGTTTTCAGCAAAGCAGAAAACCAGAAGACATCGCAAGGAAATGTCTGATGCGGAGAGAATCAAAAGCTATCAGGAACTTCATGAGGGCGACTATGTGGTTCATATCAACCACGGCATTGGGAAGTACCTCGGTATCAAAACCCTGGAAATCGAGGGAAAACACCGGGATTACCTGTATTTGCAGTATGCAGGGAATGACAGCTTATACGTTCCCGTAGAACAAATTGACCAAGTGCAGCGCTATGTCGGCTCAGAAGACAAGACGCCAAAGATGTACAGTCTAGGCGGAGGTGAGTGGAACCGGGTCAAGCAACGTGTTTCAAAATCGGTCCGGGACATCGCTGAGGACCTGGTCAAGTTGTATGCGTCAAGACAAGCTGCACCAGGTCATGGCTTTGGCAAAGACACGGGCTGGCAGTCAGACTTTGAAGCCATGTTTCCGTACGAAGAAACACCGGATCAGCTCACTGCGATTGAAGATATCAAGAAGGACATGGAGAAAGGCAGACCGATGGACCGGTTGCTGTGCGGAGACGTCGGCTATGGGAAAACGGAAGTAGCTATTCGTGCTGCTTTCAAGGCTGTGATGGACGGAAAGCAGGTTGCAGTGCTTGTCCCGACCACAGTGTTGGCTCATCAACACTTTGAGACGTTTAAGGAGAGGTTTGCGGGGTTCCCCATCAGTGTGGATGTGTTGAGCCGCTTTCGGACCAGGACAGAAGCAAAGCGGGTTGTCGAGGGCGTGAAAGAGGGCAGCATCGATATTGTCATAGGGACTCACCGGCTGCTGAACAAGTCCATTAAGTTCCACGATTTAGGTCTGCTCATTGTTGACGAAGAGCAGCGCTTTGGTGTGACACACAAAGAGCGGTTAAAGCAACTCCGAACCAATGTGGACTGCCTGACACTCACAGCAACACCCATTCCGCGGACACTGCATATGTCCCTGCTTGGCGTACGCGATTTGTCCGTGATTGAAACGCCGCCGGAAAACAGATTTCCGGTACAAACCTATGTGGTGGAATTTAACGAGAGTCTCATTCGTGAGAGCATTGAACGAGAACTGGGCAGGGGCGGACAGGTTTACTTTCTGTTCAACAATGTGAAGTCCATCCAATCGATGGCAGACCGTGTGATGCGATTGGTACCCGATGCGCGGGTGGCTACGGCCCACGGCCAGATGGCTGAAAACGAACTTGAGCAAATCATGTTGGATTTTCTCGAGGGAGACATCGACGTTTTGGTGACGACGACCATCATTGAAACGGGGCTTGATATTCCGAACGTCAACACGCTCATTGTGAGTGATGCGGACAGACTTGGGTTGTCACAATTGTACCAATTGAGAGGAAGAGTCGGGCGTTCCAACCGGATTGCGTACGCCTACTTCACATATCAGAAGGACAAGGTCCTTACCGAAGTTGCAGAGAAGCGGCTTCAAGCCATAAAAGAGTTTACGGAACTTGGCAGCGGATTTAAGATTGCAATGAGGGACCTGGCCATTCGCGGGGCCGGGAACTTGCTGGGAGCGGAACAACACGGTTTCATTAACTCTGTAGGGTTCGACATGTACAACGATATGTTGTCCAAAGCAGTCAAGGAAGTTCGGGGGGACAATGAGAAGGAAGTTCCTGAGCCAACCATTGAACTGCCGATTGAAGCGTATCTTTCTGATGAGTTTATTCCAGATGCTGCACAGAAAATCGAAATGTACAAGAAATTCAAGTTTATACGAAGCTTGGAGAGTGCAGACGATTTAGAAGAAGAACTGGAGGACCGATACGGGGACCTTCCAGATGCATCCAGAAACTTACTGGACATCACGCGTCTCAAAAGTTATGCTGTGCAGTGCGACCTTGACGCGATTACGACTGAAGGTTCAGAAGTTGTCCTTCGGGTTCGGCCGGATGCCAGTTCAACTATAAATCACAGCAGGTGGTTTCAGCTTTCCAAACAGCACGCAGGCCAGTATTCAAAACGGTCGAACGGGACACTGCAAATATCTTTTCGTATCAAAGGAATGGGAGACAGAGAGATCTGCCAGCGGTTGCTCCGTTTTATGAGTGAATTGACAGAGGTGTCTCAAGAAAATGAGGAGGTTGAAGAATTTGCCAAGTAA